The Synechococcus sp. MVIR-18-1 region CTTCAAGGCGATGGGGCACCAACGATCGTTCAACTGCATGGATCGGAAACGCCAGAGCGCTGCCTTCAGCTGAAGCAGCAGCATCCATCAGTGCGCTGGTGGAAAGCCCTGAGACTGCGCACAGAACAAGATTTGAGTGAACTGAGCTCCTTTGAATCCCACAGTGATGCCCTGTTACTCGATGCCTGGAGCCCTGATCAACTTGGCGGCACAGGCCATCGCCTGGACCCAAGCTGGTTTACCCACTTGCATGACCAGCTCAAACCCAACACCGTTTGGTGGTTAGCTGGAGGAATCAGCGCTGAATGGGTCCCTGAACTTCTCAGGCTCGTTTTGCCCTACGGACTCGATGCCTCAAGCCGTCTTGAAGTGAAACCAGGAGTGAAAGACCTCAACAAAGTGCGCGCTCTTGTTCAAACCGTTCATGACAACAGACGACTTCGGCAATAAGTTGCGGTCAATTCAACCCATTTCCATGGCCTATCGGGCTGCAGCATCTGTATTGCTTCTCTCATGGATCAGCCTTTTACCTGCAGCAACGCAAGCGCAGGGAATGCTTCCGGGTTGTCGCCTGGAAGGCGGAAGCTTGCAATGCGTGCCTGGGTTAACGGCAGATCCAGAACAACAAATCAACGTTCTCAATCAAGAGATCTCAATAGATGTCCAGAGGGAAGGGAGGTTCACACAAACCATCCAAGGACTCAAGACATTTGTCTTGATCGGAGAGGCAAAGGAAGGAGAACTTCTTAAAGCAAAATTTGATCTCCAGGGAGAGAAAATCAACAGCGTTGATATTCACTGGTACCAACGCCAAGGGGATGGTCATTGGAAATTAGTGTCTAATCGCAGCGAAGAAAACTATCGAATCAGCCAAGCCGATCGTGGTGGATCAGTCATGGCTGTGATGGTTGTCACAACTAATGATGGAGACGTGAAGAGGGTGAGCAGCAACGTAATCGGTCCAATTCGATAACACCGTTTCAATCGTGCTGATCACCGTCAACTCAGCTTATAAATCAGGTGCTGAGCATTGCTTCTTGGTGGCGAACCAACTCAAAGAATTCTTGCTTAAGGCTGGGATCATGACGGAAATCACCACGAACCACTGAGTTCACCATGCTGGTTTGTGGTTCTTTGACACCTCTCCATTTCATGCAGTAATGCTGAGCCTTGATGATGATGCCCAGACCCTGGGGAGCACACAGCCGCTCAATTTCGTCGGCAAGGATCATCACTGCCTCTTCCTGGATATGAGGCCTAGAGAACACCCAATCAGCCACACGGGTGAACTTTGAAAGACCAATCACACGCTCACCGGGCTTGATCCCGATCCAGCAATTCCCCATGATTGGAACGAGGTGGTGGGAACAAGCAGAGCGAACGCTTATGG contains the following coding sequences:
- a CDS encoding phosphoribosylanthranilate isomerase; this translates as MSEAALALKICGLTDRSQACSIAAMGVQAIGVIGVDKTPRFAAEPLRRAIFAELKKRHPDVERVWVVADPSDQAIQSALQGDGAPTIVQLHGSETPERCLQLKQQHPSVRWWKALRLRTEQDLSELSSFESHSDALLLDAWSPDQLGGTGHRLDPSWFTHLHDQLKPNTVWWLAGGISAEWVPELLRLVLPYGLDASSRLEVKPGVKDLNKVRALVQTVHDNRRLRQ
- the folE gene encoding GTP cyclohydrolase I, whose translation is MTSTIPAISDGTLTSLNAGVQPVSQRIRQRLVDQGISFLANDNVAAFIETGELDELEHEVADRVRELLRSLVIDIDNDHNTAETAERVARMYLREVFKGRYNHQPKVASFPNVKQLDEIYTVGPISVRSACSHHLVPIMGNCWIGIKPGERVIGLSKFTRVADWVFSRPHIQEEAVMILADEIERLCAPQGLGIIIKAQHYCMKWRGVKEPQTSMVNSVVRGDFRHDPSLKQEFFELVRHQEAMLST